A window of Pullulanibacillus sp. KACC 23026 genomic DNA:
TCAGTCATAAGGTATGCAAACACCCAAAAGGAAGCGCAAGTCCACCTAGATCCGCACAAGCCCAAAAAATAAGGACATGGTGACTTACTTAAGTCACCATGTCCTTAAAGGAACGAGTTAGACAAGACTTGTAATTAAAATAATGATCCCGACGATCCAACAGTAGTAAGAAAATGGTCTCATGGCATTAATTTCTTTACGCTTAAACCAATTCATAAGAATCCAAGCACTTATAAAGGCAAAAATTCCGGCTAACACTCCGCCTAAGAGGGACATTTTCAAAAGATCGCCTCCAGCGTGAACGATCTTCGGTACTTCTAGAATACTTGCACCTGCAATAATTGGCGTTGCAAGCAGCATCGAAAAGCGTGCAGCGGCTTCATGCTTAAGACCGAGCCAGAATCCAGCTGTCATACTTGATCCAGAGCGTGAAAACCCTGGGAATAGGGCAAGAGATTGAAAAAGACCAATCACAATAGCTTGTCCAAACTTCAAATCCTCAATTTCTTTATTTCCTCGCGACCGAAGTTTTTCACCAAAAAATAAAAAGAAGCCGTTTATTATTAATAGGATAGAAGCACTTGTTACATTGCTAAACCCATTTCGAATTGGGGTTTCAAGCACTAACCCAATAATGGCAGCAGGTATAGTTGCTACAATAACCAGCAATAAAATCCGACGATTCCCAACAAAGATCGACTTTATCATCTCGACCCAGTCACGCCAGAAATAAATGAGTAAAGCTAAGGCTGTCCCCAAATGCAACATGACAACGTAAGGTAAGAAATGTTCTTCTAAGAAATCGGGGCTCAGTTGCCAATGAAAAACATATGGTGTAAAGACACCGTGAGCAACACTGCTTATTGGAAATAATTCAGAAATCCCTTGGACAATGGCAAAAATAAACGTCTGTAATAAATTCAATGGTCACCTCTCCTAAATCTCGACAAAATTCATTTTTTAGTCTAATTTTAATAGTTATGAAACAATAAGTAGTTATCTAATTGACAAGCTATCCCCTTCTATAAATAAACAACTCCCTTTTCACTCGGTGAACGCAAGACCGTTTCATGGAATAAGCAAGGCTCTAGAAAATGTCAACCAACTGCTTTAAGACTGCTTTTCATTGTCAATAGTTCTAGTTGCTTTGTACAGATCAGAGAACCTTCCCTCCTTTATTTTATAGTAATTTCTCGTTTAATCAATTCTAATATTATTACAAAGGCCATCTATTAAAAAGAAAGCGTTTATTTCTTAGAACCCTCTTTTTTGGTCCGTGTTTTTTGTTTCGGTTCTGCTGGTTTCTTATTTTTTTCTTGCGACTGACTGATGACATCATTTTGCCATTTAGTCTCCCGGCTTTTGAGGTCGGAAATAAGCGCATCTCCCTTATCCCTTGTGAGAACACCAAATTCCACATATTTATTGATTAAATCGATTTGTCCCTTAAGAATCCGTTGACGAATCGTCTTTATTTCCATTTTCTGTTCTGCCGTCAATTGGGGCTGTTGCGTCTTAACCGCTGCTTTCGTTACAGCGCCTGCCGAGCTTTGTGGTAGGAAGATCCCCATACCGATTAAAAAAGAGGCTAATAAAGGCATGAATCGTTTCATACTATCCCATCCTATCCATTAAGTATTTGGGTATAGTATTTGTCACATTTAATTTAACATGCATCGGACACTCATGCGGCATAGACTGGAATCTAACGGGCCTGGGCGGGGTTTAGCGCTTTGTTTATTTCAGACAAGCTCATGAGGCGCCCTCTTACCAAAAGAATGGGCTTATTTATAACAGTCTTTTTGCTCACGCCTCCTAGGCATTTGCATACCTTATGCATAGGAGGAACAAACACCTATGCATATCTTAACTATTCTATTCGTAGGGATCATTGCAAATGTCGATAATCTTGTTATTGGATTTTCATATGGCATTAAAAAAACAAGGATTCCTATTATTTCAAATATCATGATTGCCTGTATGTCAATGGTTTGCTCATTAATAGCTCTCCTAATTGGTCATTGGCTCTCTTCCTACCTCAAGCCAAATTTCGCGGGAATCTTAGGCGGGACATTGCTCATTATTATAGGAGGGCTTAGCATTTGGTCAACTTTTTATGAGCGGAATCAAAAAACAAAGGAAATATCACCCAATTTAGTTAAAGTTATATACGAACCCACAACAGCAGACCTTGATTTTAATAATACGATTTCAATGAAAGAATCCATTTTTTTAGGGCTTGCACTTGCTTTAAATAGTATTAGCACGAGTTTCAGCGTCGGTTTAACCGATCCCAGTATCCTTCTCTATATTTTATCCATTGGACTTTTTTCACTTCTGTCTATTTGGATAGGCGGAAGACTTGGCGACAAACTAAAAGCTTCACTAACTAGTTTGGAGACTTTTGCTCCAATTGTTTCAGGGATCTTGCTCTTTCTAATTGGACTCTATGAAGTCATTCACTAACTCCATGTCAAAACCACTCTATATAGGGTGGTTTTTGTTCATAACTCTATAAAACGCCTCTATTGGATTCATCTAGTTATAAAAAGACTAAAAAAATCAAAAACGGACATAATTAGCTAATATTTCAATCGTCCTCCTTTCAAAAAAATCGTAATCATTATTATTTACAATTACATCTAAGCTTGATACAATGTCAAAGCAGTTTGAACCTTGCAGAATTGATCAGGAGGCAGTTAATGTGTGGCTAGTCCTTTTACTTTGCTTCATTGCCGCTATTGCGGATGTATTAGGTGGAGCACTTACCGTTATAAAGAAGTTTAATCAAAAAGAGATTTTTCTAATTACAAGCTTAGGTACCGGATTTTTACTTGGGGCTACTTTGTTAGATCGTCTTCCTGAATCCTTATTGGACTTACCGGATACAGCACCGCTCTATATAACCATCGGCTACTTAATATTGTTGGTTTTAAGCCGTTTGAATCATCATCACCATGGGAATACCCCCATTGAAGCTAATTTAAGTATGGACACCTTTTCGGATAACCACGGCAGCGCACACAGCAAAGCGCTCATTCAAAATCAAAAATCAGTCATGGCATCCTTTTTAAGCCTGCTCTTTCATACCTTTATTGATGGGGTCATTATTGCAGGGGCTTTTACCATTAATGAATCCACCGGTATTCTCATATTTTTGGCCATCACCTTACATAAAATACCAGAAGGCTTCAGTATGGCTTCTCTTTTTCTTGCTGCAGGAAGTTCGCGCGGACGAGCCTTATTGACTTCGGCCGGACTGGCTCTTTCGACAATAATTGGAGCTGTCGTCACCCTTCAGTTAAAAACATTAGATTCACATCTCATTAATATTTTAATGGCACTTGCAACGGGCACTTTCCTATATATCTCTACATCCGAACTGATCCCTGTTGTAAGGGGACGTTTTCAAAATCTGCTGGCAGTTGTTATAGGTGTTGTTTTATTCTACGGGTCGCTTCTATTAGTTAAACATGTGGGATTAGGTTAATTCTCCACATGTTTTTTATTTAGGTCTACGTTGATTTGCAGGACAGGTTTCCACTTGATGGGTATGGGTAGATTCCATTCGATTAAAGTCTAATCCTTCATTAATATCAGGAAAGAAAGAATTATTGATCATTTGAATACAGATTCTTACTCGCCTCTCCCCTTTAATGATAAAATAGACAATGAATTAAAGTGTAGGATGCCAACATAAAATTAAAATAATAAATTTAACTATTGCCTGTATGATACTTATAGATTCATATTCTTGTTATATATGGCCATTTGAAGGGAGAATTGGCTTGGACCTTTTATCGTCTATTCAGCCTTTAATACAACACTACGGTTATTTTGGCGTGTTTATCATACTTTGTCTTGAAATGATCGGCATTCCCTTTCCTGCAGAAACAACACTTGTTCTTTCAGGGGTCGAATGGAAACAAGGTATTTTTTCTTTTTTTCCTCTAGTCCTCTCTGGAATTCTAGGTCATTTATTGGGATCATCTATAGCCTATTCCATTGGGCGTTACCTTGGACGCCCTTTCCTTATCCGTTATCAAAGGATTTTTCGGATTACAGATGCAACGCTTGATCGTGCCCAACAGCGCTTGGAAAAGGCCAGAGCCCCCGTTCTCATTATTTCAAAGTTTATTGCCGGCATTCGGATTATTGTCCCCTATTTAGCTGGCATTAACGGACTTCCTTTTACCGAGTTCATCGTTTGGAGTTCAGTTGGTACAATTATATGGGTATTTATATTTATCATGTTTGGTCAGACAGTGGCTTTCTTAATTCATCATGCGATTCAGGTGATTAGTCAGAATCCGTACCTGTCTATTCCAATTGGCCTTGTTCTCCTAGGCATCATCATTGCGTTTTTCATATTCAAAGCTAAAAGAAAGAAACAGCTTCGAGAAAGGGAGTCAAGCGTTTCACAAGATAAAGATTAGATCGTTCCAAATGTGAAACGAAACGAGCGCACTAAATTCTAACTCTGCTAATCATTGGAAATACTATTTAAAGAGGGGAGAGCCCTCTTTTTCTTTATGAAATGTATGATGTCTGCAAGCCTATGCTTCGGAGCAAGCCAGCACGATGTTGTTCGTCGAAGTGAATTCATGAGGGAGGATACGCTATCCGCTGCAAAATGGACCGGAATGCCGAAATAACGGAATGGCGTTACGCCTAACTTGGATGAGCGTAACGAGAACACGCTATCCGCCGCGAATCCGGACGGAATGCCGAATTAACGGAATGGCGTTACGCCTAACTTGGATGAGCGTAACGAGCTTCAAGGAAGTAGGCTTGTCATTGTTTTGTCACTGTCTTAATTAAGTAAAAAAAGTTATAATGACTATGGTTATTCGTTTGATTACATTTTCTATGCGGAATATACATATAAAAATTGAAGGAAGGTTTGCTGAATATGACGGTTAATACGTCACATAATAAACAATTTGCAACTCTGATCATTGTTTTTTCTATTGTTGCTAACGTGATCATTCTTTTGTTGTTTTTTTCACCGCTCGGTTATCAGGGAAAAGTGAGCTTTGATGTCAACATTTTTCCTCGTCTTGATGCTATTTTTAACAGCTTTACATTTATTTTCTTATGGGCCGCGCTGATTGCAATTCGCATGAAAAAAATCAATGTCCATAGAGGCTTTATTTTAGCCGCCTTTATCTGTACCACTTTATTTCTCTTTAGTTATTTAAGCTTTCATTATCTAACACCACCTCCCCATTATGGCGGAACAGGGGCGGTTCGGACGATTTATTTCATTCTCTTAACAACTCACAGTATTTTAGCCTCCATCATTGTCCCACTTGCTCTCTTTGCCCTCTATTGGGGTTGGACAATGCAAGTAAGTAAACATAAAAAGATCGTACGCTGGACTATGCCCATTTGGCTTTATGTGAGTTTAACGGGTGTCATTGTATACTTGATGATGTCCCCATATTATTAATAATAAAAAATGAGAAAGGACCTTTTGCTCGTTTGCAGGAGGTCTTTTTTTTAATCGGGATACTTCAAAATCAACATTGTAAACTTAGTCTTTACAAAAGATTAAGTTTACATCATCCAAGCATTTGGATATCCTTTTAATATAGATCTTTTTTTTGAACGCAGTTATTTTATTCGATTCATGTGATAAACTAAGGTGACGGTCTAGAAATTTGACCAGCTATTAACGACTCCAACATCATTATTATGAACAGTATCTCCTAACCATAGCTAGGTGTTAGATTACAGAAGAAGTTTGGGGGATTTCACTGAAAAAGGAGTTTTTTGATGAATGAAAGGAACCGCATATTAATCTTATATGCAAACTATGGTGAGGGCCATAAGATGGCTGCAAAAGCCATCGAAGCCAATCTTAAAATTCAATTGCCTGAGGCGGATATACGGACAGCTGATTTCCTTGGTGATACTTTTCCAATCAGCGACTGGATTATGCGCAAACTCTATCTGCAGACCTTTTCATGGGCAAAACCCATTTATAAACAACTTTATTATCGAACGAAGGATTTCACAGTCGATTCCTTTGCTTTTTCCATGCCTTCTTCCTTACTCACTTTAAAATTAGAGCAGTACATAGAAGATTTTAAACCGAGCCTGGTCATTAGTACCTTCCCTTCCATCACTGGGATATTGGCAAAAACTAAGGAAAAAGGCCGTTACAGATTTACTCTTTATTGCGTTCTCACCGATTATGTGGCTCATAGTCAATGGCTCTACCATTCCGTTGACCGATATTTCGTGCCAACGGAAGAACTTCGTGAGGATTTGATCCGGCGCGGAATTCCTGATGCCAATATTCAAACCACCGGGATTCCTGTCATGCCTAAGTTTGAAACACGTACTCAGAAATCCACGCTTTTAGAAAAGTGGGGATTATCTGAAAAAAGTCCCATTGTATTAATTTCGGCAGGAGCCTTTGGTGTCATTAATATCAAAAAAGCGTGTGAACAGCTGCTTGATGATTGCCCAGATGTTCAATTTCTTGTTGTTTGCGGGCGAAATGAAAAACTCTACCAGCAGCTCTCACAGTTGCCCAAGCTCATTACGATTCATTATACGGAGGACATGCATGAACTCATGCAGCTATCCGATTTATTTATTACAAAAGCTGGTGGATTGTCCATTTCTGAAGCTATTATGAGCGAGCTTCCCATGATTTTATTTAAATCGCAGCCTGGTCAGGAAACGGAGAATGTTAAATTTCTCATTCGACAAAGAGTAGCAAAAAGGGTAAAATCAACAGAGGAATTGTCTTCCGTTGTTTTGGGAATATTGAATGATAACAAGCTATGGACGAGAATGAAGACTAATATAAAAGAGTTGCGCAACACGATGATTCGCAATTTATCCCTGACTGATTGTGTGATTAAAGACCTTGGCCGAACTCCTAATGAGGTGGATGTAATTAGACTCCGTGAAAAAAGATTATATGAAATTTAATAAAAGCTTTAAAAGCTATATAATTATAGGGCTTGTGGTGATTGGGGTCGTCTTGTTTTTTTA
This region includes:
- a CDS encoding manganese efflux pump; translation: MHILTILFVGIIANVDNLVIGFSYGIKKTRIPIISNIMIACMSMVCSLIALLIGHWLSSYLKPNFAGILGGTLLIIIGGLSIWSTFYERNQKTKEISPNLVKVIYEPTTADLDFNNTISMKESIFLGLALALNSISTSFSVGLTDPSILLYILSIGLFSLLSIWIGGRLGDKLKASLTSLETFAPIVSGILLFLIGLYEVIH
- a CDS encoding DUF420 domain-containing protein, with the translated sequence MTVNTSHNKQFATLIIVFSIVANVIILLLFFSPLGYQGKVSFDVNIFPRLDAIFNSFTFIFLWAALIAIRMKKINVHRGFILAAFICTTLFLFSYLSFHYLTPPPHYGGTGAVRTIYFILLTTHSILASIIVPLALFALYWGWTMQVSKHKKIVRWTMPIWLYVSLTGVIVYLMMSPYY
- a CDS encoding DedA family protein; amino-acid sequence: MDLLSSIQPLIQHYGYFGVFIILCLEMIGIPFPAETTLVLSGVEWKQGIFSFFPLVLSGILGHLLGSSIAYSIGRYLGRPFLIRYQRIFRITDATLDRAQQRLEKARAPVLIISKFIAGIRIIVPYLAGINGLPFTEFIVWSSVGTIIWVFIFIMFGQTVAFLIHHAIQVISQNPYLSIPIGLVLLGIIIAFFIFKAKRKKQLRERESSVSQDKD
- a CDS encoding undecaprenyl-diphosphate phosphatase, which produces MNLLQTFIFAIVQGISELFPISSVAHGVFTPYVFHWQLSPDFLEEHFLPYVVMLHLGTALALLIYFWRDWVEMIKSIFVGNRRILLLVIVATIPAAIIGLVLETPIRNGFSNVTSASILLIINGFFLFFGEKLRSRGNKEIEDLKFGQAIVIGLFQSLALFPGFSRSGSSMTAGFWLGLKHEAAARFSMLLATPIIAGASILEVPKIVHAGGDLLKMSLLGGVLAGIFAFISAWILMNWFKRKEINAMRPFSYYCWIVGIIILITSLV
- a CDS encoding DUF2680 domain-containing protein produces the protein MKRFMPLLASFLIGMGIFLPQSSAGAVTKAAVKTQQPQLTAEQKMEIKTIRQRILKGQIDLINKYVEFGVLTRDKGDALISDLKSRETKWQNDVISQSQEKNKKPAEPKQKTRTKKEGSKK
- a CDS encoding ZIP family metal transporter; translation: MWLVLLLCFIAAIADVLGGALTVIKKFNQKEIFLITSLGTGFLLGATLLDRLPESLLDLPDTAPLYITIGYLILLVLSRLNHHHHGNTPIEANLSMDTFSDNHGSAHSKALIQNQKSVMASFLSLLFHTFIDGVIIAGAFTINESTGILIFLAITLHKIPEGFSMASLFLAAGSSRGRALLTSAGLALSTIIGAVVTLQLKTLDSHLINILMALATGTFLYISTSELIPVVRGRFQNLLAVVIGVVLFYGSLLLVKHVGLG
- a CDS encoding glycosyltransferase gives rise to the protein MNERNRILILYANYGEGHKMAAKAIEANLKIQLPEADIRTADFLGDTFPISDWIMRKLYLQTFSWAKPIYKQLYYRTKDFTVDSFAFSMPSSLLTLKLEQYIEDFKPSLVISTFPSITGILAKTKEKGRYRFTLYCVLTDYVAHSQWLYHSVDRYFVPTEELREDLIRRGIPDANIQTTGIPVMPKFETRTQKSTLLEKWGLSEKSPIVLISAGAFGVINIKKACEQLLDDCPDVQFLVVCGRNEKLYQQLSQLPKLITIHYTEDMHELMQLSDLFITKAGGLSISEAIMSELPMILFKSQPGQETENVKFLIRQRVAKRVKSTEELSSVVLGILNDNKLWTRMKTNIKELRNTMIRNLSLTDCVIKDLGRTPNEVDVIRLREKRLYEI